From Salmo salar chromosome ssa21, Ssal_v3.1, whole genome shotgun sequence:
CACCGCCACCACTATGACTTTCTGGTTCAGTCCCATCAGGTACTTAATGGCACCAGGAACTACATGAAGCTCGCCATCTGCGTTTTCGACCAGGCACATTGGGGAATCCATGGTCAAGTGGCTTCACAGGATGATCAGCCTACAGCTCCCACAAATAGTCAATCTATAATACAATTATGAATTAAATATAGTTCAGGTGAATTATGTGAATATTATATAGACTAGGACTATTGCGAAGGTTAGGTAAGAAATATTATTAAGATCTGCATAATTAAACAGCTGAGCCATATGCATACACAATTAAAAGTGAAGTAAAAATATTGTCCAAATGTTAGCTTCAATTTCATTACGAAATTTGTCTTCAGACATGTAACTGTTTTCCTGCTATGGAAAAGCATTAGTCGATAGTAGCCTACTCACATAAACGACCTCTCCAAAAGCCTGCTCCAAACCAACTGTAAAATTGCAGAGGATGTCGCAATCTCGAGTACCTATTTCAAGGGGGTTTCAACTAGTTACCacgttaccacagccacaaagtcaaaattgtctgtaatcataaaaatgaatgaaaacccccaaaaaatgctttttggtcttaatttaagattAGGGCTAGACATAATgttaacagtgtggttaaaggttaggtttaaaattatATTTTAAGAATGGTAATTATGGAAATAGATGAGGTTTATGACGTTGTGGCTGTAGTAACTAGTTGAACCTATTTGTCTGCAGATACAGAAAGTGAAAGTTGTCTAGACTATGTTTCATCAATTATTTTCACCAGTCAAATAAGATATTGAACTGACGCATCcgaattttaattaaaaaaaaatatatatatatattttttttaatggcgTTATTGAGCCAATTATCTGTCTTTTGTTCCAGATAGGAACAGTGATTCGTTCTAGTGCTAGTTGGAACAAGAAAACTCGGGTATGgtcgacttgctaactggttgaagtTCTACTGTAGGCTATTCACATATCGCGTTCACACCATTAGTAAGTCGAACTTTTCTGAGTTCCTAGTACCTACCAGCCCATGAACGCGGTATTTGTCAGGTCATGTTTCACTGCAGcagagttttttgggggggaaacgtCGTGCTTTCCCGGAAGCTTAATTGTTAATTTAAGAGAAACACTTTCAGTTTCAATATCACAACCGATCTCTTTTGCCATGCAAACGCGGACAACAGACTGAACAACAAGCTCACTGTACGGTATAGTGTTGCCGAGGTAAGCCTAAACTCTCTTTCACTTCTAAATGTGGGCTTTTTTACTATATGATATATAGCTATTGATTTGCAAAATGACTGGTTTAATGTTGGCTggtgaaaaaatattttttacaataaAACATTTGCGGTCAATTAATTGATTGGATAACCACGCCTGTACATGCAAGCACATTCAGAACTATTCATGGAGTAGCCTCTACGAATCAGAGAGTGGAAGACTCCTCTCCTGTCTTTGAATTTGAACCTGTTGTCTGCTGTTATTATTTttatgacacacatacagtaccagttaaatgtttggacacacctattcattccaaggtttttctttaattgtactattttctacatggtagaataatagtgaagacatcaaaactataaaataacacatatggaatcatgtagtaaccaaaaaagtgttaaacaaatcaaaatatattttatatttgagtgtcttcaaggtagccaccctttgccttgacgacagctttgcacactcttggcattctctcaaccagcttcataagttagtcacctggaatgcatttcaattaacatgtgtgccttgttaaaagttaatttgtggaatttctttccttcttaatgcatttgagccaatcagttgtgttgtgacaaggttggagtggtatacagaatatagcactatttggtaaaagacaatagGTAAAAGACAATAAagacaagtccatattatggcaagaacagctcaaataagcaaagagaaacgacagtccatcattacattaagacaaAAAGGTCAGTCAGTCCGGAAacttttaagaactttgaaagtttcttcaagtgcagtctcaaaaaccatcaagcactatgatgaaactggctctcatgaggaccgccacaggaatggaagacccagagttacctctgctgcagaggataagttcattggagttaccagcctcagaaattgtagcctaaataaatgtttcacagaggtcaagtgacagacatctcaacatcaactgttcagaggagactgcgtaaatcaaggcttcatggtcgaattgctgcaaagaaaccactactaaaggacaccaataagaagaagagacttgcttgagccaagaaacacgagcaatggacattagactggtggaaatctgtcatttggtctgatgagtccaaatgtgcgattttttttgttccaaccgccgtgtctttgtgagacgcagagtaggtgaacagacaatctccgcatgtgtagttcccaccgtgaagcatggaggaggaggtgtgggggtgctttgctggtaacactgtcagtgatttatttagaattcaaggcacaataaccagcatggctaccacagcattctgcagcgatacaccatcctatctgctttgcgcttagtgggactatcatttgttttcccaCAGGACAATGACTGTGTATTTTTaaaatctatatatatttttaaatttaacctttatttaactaggcaagtcagttaagaacacattcttatttacaattatggCCTACcggggacagtgggttaactgccttgttcaggggcagaacaacatatttgtaccttgtcagctcggtccagcaaccttttggttacgaCCCCAATGCTTTAGTGGATgttgagaattgaatgttcaccTCTCTAccatgtaagggctatttgaccaagatggagggtgatggagtgctttatcagatgacctggcatccacaatcacccgacgtcaacccaattgagatggtttgggatgagttggactgcagagtgaaggaaaagcagccaacaagtgctcagcatatgtaggaactccttcaagaatgttggaaaagtatttcagttgaagctggttgagagaatgccaagagtgtgcaaagctgtcatcaaggcaaagtgtggctactttgaagaaactcaaatatatatataaaaaaaatgtttaacacttttttgattgctatatgattccatgtgtgttatttcaaagtgttgatgtcttcactattattctacattgtagaaaataggaaaaataaaggaaaacccttgaatgagtaggtgtgtccaaacttttgactggtactgcgcacacacacacacacacacacacacacacacacacacacagtgtcctaCTCAATCAAAAGTTATTATGCGTGTCCTTGCCTTCGTTTCAATAGGTCAGCATCATGTCAGGCCAGACAGTATCCATGAAGGAACCAGTATGTCTGATAGAGAACGACAGTGACGGGAAGCTGCGTGTGGTCCGCAGTGCACTGGACATCCTGGACCAGATATACCAGCATGTGGTAGTGGTGTCGGTGGTCGGGCTGTACCGCACCGGCAAGTCCTACCTCATGAACAAGCTGGCTGGGGAGAGGAAAGGTAAGCACATCCACTAAAGCATTTTTTAAATCTATGTTCCGATCAAGTTTCATGAGcctaaaataaaagatcctagaCATTTTCTttatacacaaaaagcttatttctctgaaatgctgtgcacaaatttgcttacatccctgttagtgagcatttcttatttgccaagataatccatccacctgacaggtgtggcatatcaagaagctgattaaaccgcatgatcattacaccagtgcaccttgtgctggggacaataaaaggccactctaaaatgttcagttctgtctcacaacacaatgccacagatgtctcaagttttgagggaaagtgcaattggcatgctgacttcaagattgtccaccagagctgttgccagagaattgaatgttaacttCTCTACCATAATGTAACGGCTGTTTTTGGAAGAAGAGatccaaggtgcagcgtggaatttgtTAATCTTTTATTTTGGATGAAAAAAGGCACttcaaagaaaaaacaaacgacagccaaacagtcctgtcaggtatcctaacacactaaacagaaattaaccacccacaaaacccaaaggaaaacaggctacctaagtatgactcccaatcagcgacaacaatgtacagctgtccctgattgagagccataccaggccaaaacaaagaaatacaaaaacatagaaaaaaggacatagaatgccccaaaacacacagaaaaacaccccctgccacaccctgaccaaactacaataaccccttttactggtcaggacatgacaataccccccaaaggtgcagaccccgaaatgcacctcaaacaacaaaaaaaacacaaaaacaaccccaaactaaaagggagggaagggagggtggccaccgtcaacggcggttcttgtgctacaccccacccccccacctttccaatcctcccccctacggaggtggctcaggagcgggATGCAGACCctgctccaccactggctcaccccactttggtggagcctctagagcggggtccctcgccgctgcgccggacaggcgggcgactctggctgcgccggacaggcgggcgactctggctgcgccggacaggcgggcgactctggctgcgccggacaggcgggcgactctggctgcgccggacaggcgggcgactctggctgcgccgcaaaaagtgctcttcactgacgagtcgcggttttgtctcaccaggggtgatggtcggatttgtgtttatagtcgaaggaatgagcgttacaccgaggcctgtactctggagcaggatcgatttggaggtggagggtccgtcatggtctggggcggtgtgtcactgcatcatcggactgagcttattgtcattgcaggcagtgtcaacgctgtgcgttacagggaagacatcctcctccctcatgtggtacccttcctgaaggctcatcctgacatgaccctccagcatgacaatgccaccagccatattgttcgttctgtgcatgatttcctgcaagacaggaatgtcagtgttctgccatggccagcaaagagcccggatctcaatcccattgagcacgtctgggacctgttggatcggagggtgagggctagggccattccccccagaaatgtctgggaacttgcaggtgccttggtggaagagtggggtaacatctcacagcaagaactggcaaatctggtgcagtccatgaggaggagatgcactgcagtacttaatgcagctggaggCCACAcctgatactgactgttacttttgattttgttcagggacacattattctatttctgttagtcacatgtctgtggaacttgttcagtttattacccagttgttgaattttgttaagttcatacaaatatttacacatgttaagtttgctgaaaataaatgcagttgacagtgagaggacgtttctttttttgctgagtttatatatttggcttcttcaccagcgggatcgtctgagaccagccacccgggcagcagatgaaactgtgggtttgctcaactgaagaatttctgcacaaacggtcagaaaccgtctcaaggaagctcatctgcgtgctcgtcgtcctcgccATGGTCTtgtcctgactgcagtttggtgtcttaaccgacttcagtgggcaaatgctcactatCAATggcgttatggtatgggcaggcataagctactgacaacgataccgtgacgagatcctgaggtccattgtcgtgtcattcatccgccgccatcacctcatgtttccgcATTATAATGcagggccccatgtcgcaaggatctgtacacaattcctgaaaatgtcccagttcttacaTGGCCTGCAtagtcaccagacatgtcactcattgagaatttttgggatgctctggatcgacgtgttcgacatcgtgttccagttcccaccaatatccagcaacttcgcacagccattgaagacgaGTGGGACAACAATCCTCacaccacaatcaacagcctgatcaactctatgcgaaggagatatgtcacgctgcatgaggcaaatgatggccacaccagatactgactggttttctgatccaccccctattttttatgttttattttctgatttccttatttggactgtaactcaataaaatctttgaaattgtttcatgtatttttgttcagtgtacataacaATATGCATGACCTCAACACTGTTATATGGATAAGGAATGATTATGTATAAGATAATGATTTCTCATAAAGATAGGGTAATAGAAATGTGAAACAGAAAGTGTTAACTTATGTACAGCATGTCTATATATGTACTGCATTTGTCATTCAGAGTTAGACAGATATGCTGCACCAAAGTACAGATTTGTCCTGTTCTGACCACATTGTGctttgatttttttttctctccaaaattGGAAATTCGACACACCCTGTTATTGCGTCTTGGAAACTACAGTTTCTCTTTTACACCATAACGTACAACCAGACAGCAGAGCAAAtgtcaaaaaaacattttgttccGACCACATTTGTTCTAGATGGGTTGTGTAGATAAGTGTGCCGTTTTGCACTGGCTGCTAGTTTCACTTTCAGTCTGTCAGTATGATATACAGTATAACTAGACAAAAAGGTTAATCTGAAAACCAGCTGCCTTGAGTAAACACTTTACATCCTGCTGCCTCTTTACAGATTCCATCCTAAGAACCGTTTTTATCCTTTGCCCTGGGAGCCACCATCCAGTCCAAAACTAAGGGCATCTTGATGTGGTGTGTGCCTCACCCTGAAAAAAGAGACCACACCCTGGTGCTGCTGGATACAGAGGGGCTGGGGGACGTGGAGAAGGTGGGAGGGCAAAGTTCACTCTCTGTCAAAAACCTTTTATGGCTCAGATTGTTTAGATGACAGAATATAACATTGCTATGGGTAAAATCCCATGTTATCTCAATAAACTGTGTGTAGTACTGATAGCTGATGTCATCAACTGTATATAATGTCTGACTTATAAATGTAtgatattagaggtcgaccgattatgatttttcaacgccgataccgattattggaggaccaaaaaaagtcgctcccgattaatcggccgtttctttttattttttataatgacaattacaacaatactgaatgaacactttattaagttaaaataatacatcaataaaatcaatttagcctcaaataaataatgaaacatgttcaatttggtttaaataatgctaaataaagtgttggagaagaaagtaaaagtgcaatatgtgccatgtaagaaagctaatgtttaagtgccttgctcagaacatgggaacatatgaaagctagtggttccttttaacatgagtcttcaatattcccaagtaagaagttttaggttgtagttattatattattataggaaatataggactatttctctctatacgatttgtatttcatatacctttgactattggatgttcttataggcactttagtattgccagtgtaacagtatagcttccgtccctctcctcgctcctacctgggctcaaaccaggaacacatcgacaacagccaccctcgaagcagtgttacccatgcagaggaagggaaaaaactactccaagtctcagagcgagtgacgtttgaaacgctattagcgtgcacctggctaactagctagccatttcacatcggttacaccagcctaatctttggagttgacaggcttgaaggggtgggtataatttgtggaacgttccaacaggaatctgttccaaaaaacgtaaagtaaaaggttgccaaccaacaacgcatacaaagtagcaacgcatacaaacctagctaactagctgccgaataggcatcaactcaccacgtagcttattcttaatgtttgtccataggcaaacagacatgtgaggacagacatttttcggaataaacgtgatgagtgaaaaacgcaatgaaatagaccactccctacccggtatcttattctgccgctatacaactttgtatgcgttgttttttggaaaccttgttatttacgaagtttttggaatagattcctgttggaacgttccacaaattatacccacccaggttgaagtcataaacagcgcaatgcttgaagcacagcgaagggctgtttgaattaatgcttatgagcctgctgctgcctaccaccgctcagtcagactgctctatcaaatcatagacataattataatataataaacatacagaaatacgagccttgggtcattaatatggtcgaatctgtaaactatcatcttgaaaacaattttttttttctttcagtgacatacggaagcgttccgtattttatctaacgggtgactaggtctaaatattcctgttaggcattgatgtttatggttaggtacattggtgcaacgacagtactttttttgcaaatgcgcttgttaaatcaacacccatttgtcgaagtaggctgtgattcaatgaaaattaacaggcaccgcatcgatcatatgcaacgcaggacacgttagataaactagtaatatcatcaaccatgtgtagttaactagttattatgttaagattgatagttttttataagtccaatgctagctagcaacttacctttgcttcttgctgccctcgcgttacaggtagtcagcctgttaatccttgtggagtgcaatgtaaggcaggtggttagagcgttggactggtaaccgaacgttgcaaaaacaaatcccccctgaacaaggcagttaacccccgtttctcggccgtcattgtaaataagaatgtgttcttaatctgacttgcctagttaaataaaggtgtaaaaactTCGTCAAATCGGTggacaaaaataccgattaccgattgttatgaaaacttgaaatcggccctaattaatcggtcgacctctatatgATATATACCAATTGATTCTATAGAGTATAACAAATAAATAATGACCCATGAGCTTAGTTAtaggcttgttttactccaatgtttgtaaatgtaattAAACACTATAACATCATGGTTAACTACAATTATGATGTCACGGATAGTGTGTCATTGCACCCTGTTACGCcctgacattttacattacattttagtcatttagcagacgctcttatccagagcgacttacagtagtgaatgtatagagagccttttattctctatgttggttaggtcggggtgtgacgagggtgggtaatctaggttgttttatttctatgttggcctagtatggttcccaatcagaggcagcagtttatagttgtctctgattggggatcatatttaggcagccatttccccattgTGTTTTGTGgaatcttgttttgtttttgtgtagttgcctgtgagcactccagaacgtcacgtttcatttgttctttgttttttttgtgcggtacacttcaaataaaatgttgaatcgatttcacgctgcgctttggtcagAATGTTCTTACGActatcgtgacagaagatcccaccacatcaggaccaagcagcgtgcccaggaggagagagtatcctggacttgggaagagattttggatgggaaaggatcctggacttgggaggaaatcctggcaggacaggatcgccttccttggcggcagacgcaaggagagaagcaaggacagcgacgacgccggggtttGCGGCCACAATGAAAGCCCAAAGGACAGCCccaaaataattttttttggggggggcacacggggtggttggCGGAGCCGAGGAGCGAACCAGAGCcaatctgggagaagagggagaaattggaggagagtgaacggagagagtcagagaccgtCAGTGAGTTGATGGAGAAATTGGAGGAGAAAGAAATGAGAGTTGTTATGTTGGTGTATAatgcacgacattcgccctaagGAGCGTGTTATCTGTTTGAtaccacctgagtcagctctccgtaCTTGTCCTGAGGAGCGTGCTAGCAGTCTGGTAAaaactgtgccggctccacgcaccaggtctcctgtacgcctccacagccctgtacgtcctgtgccagctctccgcactcgccTTGAGGAGCGTATCATTTGTCCGGTACCATgtgtgccggctctacgcaccaggtctacagtgcgcctccacagcccagtacgtcctgggccagctccccgcactcgacgTACGAAGTGTGTCATCATTCCGGTACAATTTGTGCCGgccctacgcaccaggtctccagtgcgcctccacaggcCAGTACGTCTTGTACCAGCTCttcacactcgccctgaagagcgtgtcaccagtccggtgcaacctgtgccggtcccacgcatcaggcctccagtgcgcctccccagtccggcaagtcctgtgcctgctccctgcactcgcactgaagtgtgtgtcaccagtccggtgcaacctgtgccggtcccacgcatcaggcctccagtgcgcctccccagtccggcaagtcctgtgcctgctccctgcactcgcactgaagtgcgtgttaccagtccggtgccacctgtaccggctccacgcactaggcctccagtgtgcatcaacagtccagagcttccggcgacggtccccagcccggagcgtccggcgacggtccacagcccggaacctcctgcgacggtccacagcccgga
This genomic window contains:
- the LOC106582198 gene encoding guanylate-binding protein 1-like codes for the protein MSGQTVSMKEPVCLIENDSDGKLRVVRSALDILDQIYQHVVVVSVVGLYRTGKSYLMNKLAGERKAGSSETSHPGSR